From Myxococcales bacterium, a single genomic window includes:
- the glnE gene encoding bifunctional [glutamate--ammonia ligase]-adenylyl-L-tyrosine phosphorylase/[glutamate--ammonia-ligase] adenylyltransferase, with the protein MESSESLLVRARSIDEARARSREHELGRKRAVAVLLSTAFPPLRPALTWQVEALDEIARAGWRGRRQRADLLSRILGAVGDLSNADQVKSRLRRAVWSEKSRIALRELLPPDMGGASIDVTAAELSDLAEAALEVALAEARAHVATRFGEPRLDTGAPAALLCLGMGKLGGRELNAGSDVDLIFVYDSDEGSAGELSLHDFWTRVVRRAVATIETPTADGLVWRVDLRLRPEGSQGPIVNSVAATERYYETWGRLWERAALLRARPVAGDAALGALVERELIGPFVYRRKVDPSIAGALSALVEQSRAELSTDPARDVKLGPGGIREAEFFVQSLQLIWGGQEPSLRVTGTLPALNRLRARGLVSDREMRSVAGAYRLLRRVEHRVQWMTGVQTHNLPEQAEDMEVLARSLDHKRAAALSEELDLARARVSKLFRSLSPGGPPPLSRHHALLKKLDLGDPSLNELVEQSFGPGDTAEHLRALARRPDGLLGVLTRERHPELADPLLDGIAESPDPEQAARTLRSLLGRFTNPGAYVKVLAENPRALARLLWVIGASVFVADAVVSRPELADIVLFGRDSEPRPEAAVSAELAAIAAGVNAEDFERRDSFVRALRRAKRQVMVEVAVADLAGVLTTRDATRLLSNLADDVIDRALRFELGDEPRGLAVIAVGKLGGREIGYGSDLDVLFVYDPAHAPDGKDPGEYFVRVAQRIIRLISEPHPAGPGYELDTRLRPSGTHGMLVTSLASFARYHGVQVSRDDGGPAVQSSGAAWERQALIRARGAAGDPALVAATVEVAVRAAYEAGAPPIEDMQRLRTRMEVELGREKPGHYDLKTGRGGLLDIEFATQWLQMRHGKDPRVRTPDTGEGLDALANLGYLPRPEYETLREAYSFLRRIEQRIHVLHGTSATVLDARSPGLAQLARRMGLYDSPLGSGVDELLARYRDVTEAVRGAYERVLSGR; encoded by the coding sequence ATGGAGTCGTCCGAGAGCCTGCTCGTCCGAGCCCGAAGCATCGACGAAGCTCGCGCCCGGAGCCGCGAGCACGAGCTCGGAAGAAAGCGCGCGGTCGCGGTGCTGCTCTCCACCGCATTTCCCCCGCTGCGCCCGGCGCTCACCTGGCAGGTCGAGGCGCTGGACGAAATTGCGCGGGCGGGCTGGCGAGGGCGGCGGCAGCGTGCCGATCTCCTGAGTCGCATCCTCGGGGCGGTCGGTGACCTTTCGAATGCCGACCAGGTAAAGTCCCGCCTCCGCCGCGCGGTCTGGAGCGAGAAGTCACGCATTGCGCTGAGGGAGCTGCTGCCGCCCGACATGGGTGGCGCGAGCATCGATGTCACTGCGGCGGAGCTGAGTGACCTGGCGGAAGCGGCGCTGGAGGTCGCGCTGGCGGAGGCGCGGGCTCACGTCGCCACGCGTTTTGGTGAGCCGCGACTCGACACCGGGGCGCCGGCCGCGCTGCTCTGCCTCGGCATGGGGAAGCTGGGAGGTCGGGAGCTCAACGCTGGCTCCGATGTCGATCTCATCTTCGTTTACGACAGCGACGAGGGCAGTGCGGGGGAGCTCTCGCTGCACGACTTCTGGACGCGGGTGGTGCGGCGCGCCGTGGCGACGATCGAAACGCCCACGGCGGACGGTCTGGTGTGGCGCGTCGATCTGAGGCTGCGCCCCGAGGGCTCTCAGGGGCCGATCGTCAACAGCGTGGCGGCGACGGAGCGTTATTACGAAACGTGGGGGCGATTGTGGGAGCGTGCTGCGCTCCTGCGTGCCCGACCGGTGGCCGGCGACGCTGCGCTCGGAGCGCTCGTCGAGCGGGAGCTGATCGGCCCCTTCGTGTACCGGCGCAAGGTGGATCCCAGCATTGCTGGTGCGCTCTCGGCGCTGGTGGAACAATCGCGCGCGGAGCTCTCGACGGACCCGGCGCGGGACGTGAAGCTCGGACCGGGCGGCATCCGCGAGGCGGAGTTCTTCGTCCAGAGTCTGCAGCTGATCTGGGGCGGTCAGGAGCCCAGCCTGCGGGTCACGGGTACACTGCCCGCGCTCAATCGCCTGCGCGCCCGGGGTCTGGTGAGCGACCGCGAGATGCGGAGTGTCGCCGGTGCGTATCGCCTGCTCCGTCGGGTCGAACATCGCGTGCAGTGGATGACCGGAGTGCAGACGCACAACCTTCCGGAACAAGCCGAGGACATGGAGGTGCTCGCGCGCTCGCTCGACCACAAACGCGCCGCCGCGCTCAGCGAGGAGCTCGACCTGGCCCGTGCGCGAGTGAGCAAGCTCTTTCGTTCCCTCTCGCCCGGGGGACCGCCGCCGCTCTCGCGCCACCACGCTCTACTCAAGAAGTTGGATCTCGGGGACCCGTCGCTGAACGAGCTCGTCGAACAGAGCTTCGGCCCGGGTGATACGGCGGAGCACCTACGGGCCCTCGCCCGGCGCCCTGACGGGTTGCTCGGCGTGCTCACGCGCGAACGTCACCCCGAGCTCGCCGACCCCTTGCTGGATGGGATCGCGGAGTCGCCGGATCCCGAGCAAGCCGCGCGCACCCTGCGCTCGCTGCTCGGCCGCTTCACGAACCCCGGTGCCTACGTCAAGGTGCTCGCCGAAAATCCCCGCGCACTCGCGCGTCTGCTCTGGGTCATCGGCGCCAGCGTCTTCGTCGCGGATGCCGTGGTGAGCCGGCCGGAGCTGGCCGACATCGTGCTCTTCGGGCGAGACAGTGAGCCGCGTCCCGAGGCGGCGGTGAGCGCCGAGCTTGCCGCCATCGCAGCGGGGGTGAACGCGGAAGATTTCGAGCGCCGCGACAGCTTCGTGCGGGCGCTGCGACGGGCCAAGCGCCAGGTGATGGTGGAGGTCGCAGTGGCCGACCTGGCTGGCGTGCTCACGACGCGGGACGCAACCCGCCTGCTCTCCAACCTGGCGGACGACGTCATCGACCGCGCGCTCCGCTTCGAGCTCGGGGACGAGCCCCGCGGCCTCGCCGTGATCGCGGTGGGCAAGCTCGGCGGGCGCGAGATCGGCTACGGCTCCGATCTCGACGTCCTGTTCGTGTACGACCCGGCGCACGCTCCCGACGGCAAGGACCCCGGCGAGTACTTCGTGCGGGTGGCTCAGCGCATCATCCGTCTGATCAGCGAGCCCCATCCGGCGGGACCGGGTTACGAGCTGGATACCCGGCTGCGCCCGAGCGGCACGCATGGGATGTTGGTCACCTCGCTGGCATCGTTCGCGCGTTATCACGGCGTGCAAGTGTCGAGAGACGACGGGGGCCCGGCGGTGCAGTCCTCGGGTGCGGCGTGGGAGCGTCAGGCGCTGATCCGCGCTCGCGGCGCCGCTGGAGATCCGGCGCTGGTCGCGGCGACGGTGGAGGTTGCGGTGCGGGCGGCATACGAGGCGGGTGCGCCGCCCATCGAAGACATGCAGCGGCTGCGGACGCGCATGGAGGTCGAGCTCGGCCGGGAGAAACCCGGTCACTACGATCTCAAGACCGGCCGGGGTGGCCTCCTTGACATCGAGTTCGCGACCCAGTGGCTGCAGATGCGACATGGCAAGGATCCGCGTGTTCGCACGCCGGATACGGGTGAGGGGCTCGATGCGCTGGCAAATCTCGGTTATTTGCCGCGCCCCGAGTACGAGACTCTGCGCGAAGCCTATTCGTTCCTGCGCCGCATCGAGCAGCGGATCCACGTGCTCCATGGCACGAGTGCCACGGTGCTCGACGCGCGTTCGCCCGGGCTCGCCCAACTCGCACGGCGCATGGGACTCTACGACAGTCCGCTCGGCTCGGGTGTCGACGAGCTGCTCGCGCGCTACCGCGACGTGACGGAAGCCGTGCGCGGCGCGTACGAACGCGTGCTCTCAGGTCGCTGA
- a CDS encoding transposase, translating into MKRKLDGELLDGVYVHADGDPRAPLEFRELDAPTHADVAQVAARTAARIESILKAHGRSLDPELGEQELPELCFDEPGLAACYAAAAQGIGVSGDRAGKPLLRLVVPAELPERSRAADATDAPIAEVRGINLHAAQVIDGRDRRRVERLVKYITRPPIAQDRLERRQDGRLELIFKKVWRDGTRALVLEPHDLIARLVAAVPPPRFHMPGISGCSRATHRAGPSSCPIRPWMRPVTSHLRLEAISSSCSARRTMRRLGGGGGRGC; encoded by the coding sequence GTGAAGCGTAAGCTCGACGGTGAACTGCTCGATGGCGTGTACGTGCACGCGGACGGCGACCCGCGCGCGCCGCTCGAGTTCCGGGAGCTCGACGCGCCCACGCACGCGGACGTGGCGCAGGTCGCAGCGCGCACTGCGGCCCGCATCGAGAGCATCCTCAAAGCGCACGGGCGGAGCCTCGACCCCGAGCTCGGTGAGCAGGAGCTGCCGGAGCTGTGCTTTGACGAGCCGGGGCTGGCTGCGTGTTACGCGGCGGCAGCTCAGGGCATTGGCGTGAGCGGTGATCGCGCAGGCAAGCCGCTCTTGCGGTTGGTCGTGCCGGCGGAGTTGCCCGAGCGCTCGCGTGCCGCGGACGCGACGGATGCGCCCATCGCGGAGGTGCGCGGCATCAACTTGCATGCGGCGCAGGTCATCGACGGCCGAGATCGGCGACGAGTGGAGCGGCTCGTCAAGTACATCACGCGCCCACCGATCGCGCAGGACCGCCTCGAGCGCCGGCAGGACGGCAGGCTCGAGCTCATCTTCAAGAAGGTGTGGCGGGACGGCACCCGCGCGCTGGTGCTCGAGCCCCACGACCTGATTGCGCGGTTGGTGGCGGCCGTGCCGCCTCCACGCTTTCACATGCCCGGTATTTCGGGGTGCTCTCGAGCCACTCATCGCGCCGGGCCCTCGTCGTGCCCAATCCGCCCGTGGATGCGGCCTGTCACAAGCCACCTCCGGCTCGAGGCGATCAGCTCGAGCTGCTCGGCGAGAAGGACGATGCGCCGGTTGGGCGGAGGCGGTGGGCGTGGTTGTTAG
- a CDS encoding DDE-type integrase/transposase/recombinase — protein MELIQRIARDNRLWGAERIRAELLKLGIRVAKRTVQKYMRSARPRPPSGQTWATFQRNHMHQVWACDFIQTYDIWFRPLFAFFIIELGSRKIVSVGVTSNPSSSWVAQQLRNATAFGVGPRFIIRDRRASRYSKECDDKYGGEFDRVARGVGTRVLKTPVRAPKANSFCERFLGSVRRECLDHVIVLGEHHLFQTLVEYAGYFDRGRNHQGIGQLVPAGCSTAAAGGGAVIARPVLNGLHHDHRRAA, from the coding sequence GTGGAGCTCATCCAGAGAATCGCGCGGGACAACCGGCTCTGGGGCGCGGAGCGCATCCGAGCCGAGCTTTTGAAGCTCGGCATCCGCGTCGCCAAGCGCACCGTGCAGAAGTACATGCGGTCGGCGCGACCGCGCCCGCCGTCGGGCCAAACTTGGGCGACCTTCCAACGCAATCACATGCACCAAGTCTGGGCGTGCGACTTCATCCAGACCTACGACATATGGTTCCGGCCGCTCTTCGCGTTCTTCATCATCGAGCTTGGGTCGCGCAAGATCGTGAGCGTGGGGGTGACGAGCAACCCGAGCTCGAGCTGGGTTGCGCAGCAGCTCCGCAACGCCACGGCGTTTGGCGTCGGGCCTCGCTTCATCATTCGAGATCGACGCGCTTCGCGATACTCGAAGGAGTGCGACGACAAGTACGGAGGTGAATTCGACCGCGTCGCTCGCGGCGTCGGAACGAGGGTGTTAAAGACACCTGTGCGGGCCCCAAAAGCCAATTCTTTCTGTGAACGCTTCTTGGGTAGTGTGCGCCGCGAGTGCCTCGACCACGTCATCGTGCTCGGCGAGCATCACCTGTTCCAGACTCTCGTCGAGTACGCGGGTTACTTCGACCGGGGCCGAAACCATCAAGGGATCGGTCAGCTCGTCCCCGCTGGGTGCTCGACCGCGGCCGCGGGGGGCGGCGCGGTGATTGCGCGCCCCGTCCTGAACGGACTGCATCACGACCACCGGCGAGCGGCGTGA
- a CDS encoding calcium/sodium antiporter yields the protein MTTYVLFLALGGLGLYLGAEWLVKGASGLARTMGVSPLAVGLTVVAYGTSMPELAVSTVAAVNGRGALAIANIVGSNIANIGLILGLTAIISPPKVQTGLMRRELPLMMLSTAALPLLLWNGGIGRIEGALLLSGALMFTWVTLRRVTPKDAPLHSEAEPEPREGKLVLALYAALGLGVLLGAGKLFVDGAVGLALRFGMSERVVGLTVVAVGTSLPELSASLVAALRGKSELAVGNVLGSNIFNVLLILGIAALVRPVAAPLANMRLDFLVLGVLTVVCAVSMRTARRIQRAEGALMVSIYAAFLLALALRR from the coding sequence TTGACCACCTACGTGCTGTTCCTGGCGCTCGGAGGCCTGGGCCTCTACCTGGGCGCCGAGTGGTTGGTGAAGGGGGCCTCCGGGCTCGCTCGCACGATGGGCGTCAGCCCACTCGCCGTTGGCCTCACCGTCGTGGCCTACGGCACGTCGATGCCCGAGCTCGCGGTCAGCACCGTCGCCGCCGTGAACGGCAGGGGCGCGCTCGCCATCGCCAACATCGTCGGCTCGAACATCGCCAACATCGGACTCATCCTGGGGTTGACGGCGATCATCTCGCCGCCAAAAGTTCAGACCGGACTGATGCGGCGGGAGCTGCCTCTGATGATGTTGAGCACCGCCGCGTTGCCGCTGTTGCTGTGGAATGGCGGGATCGGGCGCATCGAAGGCGCACTGCTGCTCTCCGGAGCCCTGATGTTCACCTGGGTGACGCTGCGCCGAGTGACACCGAAGGACGCTCCACTGCACAGCGAAGCCGAACCCGAGCCGCGCGAGGGCAAGCTGGTGCTTGCGCTCTACGCGGCCCTGGGGCTGGGCGTGCTGCTCGGCGCCGGCAAGCTGTTCGTCGACGGCGCGGTCGGGCTGGCCCTGCGCTTCGGGATGAGTGAGCGGGTCGTGGGGCTCACCGTCGTTGCGGTGGGAACGAGCCTGCCGGAGCTCTCGGCGTCGTTGGTCGCGGCGCTGCGCGGGAAATCGGAGCTCGCGGTCGGCAACGTGCTCGGCTCCAACATCTTCAACGTGCTCCTGATCCTGGGCATCGCTGCGCTGGTGCGACCCGTCGCTGCTCCGCTCGCGAACATGAGGCTCGACTTCTTGGTGCTCGGCGTGCTCACGGTCGTGTGCGCGGTGAGCATGAGGACGGCCCGCCGCATCCAACGCGCCGAAGGCGCGCTGATGGTGAGCATCTATGCAGCGTTTCTGCTGGCGCTGGCGTTACGGCGTTGA
- a CDS encoding serine/threonine protein kinase, producing MTQLASSAVQSPPTLPAPGSIVDGYVVEELIGKGGMAAVYSARGLIRGDRVALKMLLPQVATHLAVVHMLLDESRIIGRITHENVARVLHTGRWFGTPYLRLELVEGWSYARILKRARRVGMRLPSGFHAAVLAQVALGLSAAHAACDRDGQSLLVIHRDVKPENVLVGFDGRAKLVDFGIARARTRSSRTRPGGVKGTVGYMAPEQFVAPERVSFLADLWGLGATAWECFADRPLFRSRSLGEAMLAIVYAEIPDIGAVAGDLPEELGSIIMRCLEREPTRRPASALEVADAFAVEAFALGFGDPVQVARVLGQLRELWALYTSAASPSVPRVDARPRARGHGLGLTLGLGVFALAAALAVWLVQARVAPELPLAERGVASWRVERPREGRPVHDELIPTVDVLDLALER from the coding sequence ATGACCCAGCTCGCGAGCTCCGCTGTCCAGAGTCCCCCGACGTTGCCTGCTCCCGGTTCAATCGTGGATGGCTACGTGGTCGAGGAGTTGATCGGCAAGGGCGGGATGGCGGCCGTCTACAGCGCGCGGGGCTTGATCAGGGGCGACCGCGTTGCGCTCAAGATGCTCCTGCCCCAGGTTGCGACGCACCTCGCGGTCGTCCACATGTTGCTCGACGAATCGCGCATCATCGGGCGGATCACCCACGAGAACGTCGCGCGAGTTCTGCACACGGGGCGCTGGTTCGGGACGCCGTACCTGCGCCTGGAGCTGGTCGAAGGCTGGTCCTACGCGCGCATCCTGAAGCGCGCGCGCCGGGTCGGCATGCGTCTGCCGAGCGGGTTTCACGCCGCGGTGCTGGCGCAAGTTGCGCTGGGATTGTCGGCAGCCCACGCAGCCTGCGACCGCGACGGGCAGAGTCTCCTGGTCATTCATCGCGACGTGAAGCCTGAGAACGTGCTGGTCGGCTTCGACGGTCGGGCGAAGCTGGTCGACTTCGGGATCGCACGGGCGCGCACGCGTTCCAGCCGCACACGCCCCGGCGGAGTCAAGGGGACCGTCGGGTACATGGCCCCGGAGCAGTTCGTCGCGCCGGAGCGGGTGAGCTTCCTGGCAGATCTCTGGGGGCTCGGCGCGACGGCCTGGGAGTGTTTTGCGGACCGCCCGCTGTTCCGCTCGCGTTCGCTGGGCGAGGCCATGCTTGCGATCGTCTACGCAGAGATCCCGGACATCGGCGCCGTTGCCGGCGATCTGCCGGAGGAGCTCGGCTCGATCATCATGCGCTGTCTGGAGCGCGAGCCCACTCGGCGCCCGGCCTCGGCGCTGGAGGTCGCGGACGCATTTGCGGTCGAGGCGTTCGCGCTCGGGTTCGGTGATCCAGTGCAGGTTGCCCGCGTGCTCGGCCAGCTGCGGGAACTCTGGGCTCTCTACACGAGCGCCGCGAGCCCGAGCGTGCCGCGGGTCGACGCTCGGCCGCGCGCGCGCGGACATGGGCTCGGCTTGACGCTCGGGCTCGGTGTGTTTGCGCTGGCGGCGGCCCTCGCTGTTTGGTTGGTTCAAGCGCGCGTCGCGCCGGAGCTGCCACTTGCAGAACGCGGCGTGGCCAGCTGGCGCGTCGAGCGGCCTCGCGAGGGTCGGCCAGTTCACGACGAGCTCATTCCAACCGTCGACGTGCTCGATCTCGCGCTCGAGCGCTGA
- a CDS encoding transposase, whose product MRRWPAGRLVFIDESGVNLALTRSHAWGPRGERVVDDVPAGRWETYSVIAALREEGVTAPMVLRGAMDTESMRAWVRTQLAPSLPS is encoded by the coding sequence ATGCGCAGATGGCCCGCCGGCAGGCTGGTCTTCATCGACGAGAGCGGCGTGAATCTCGCACTGACGCGCAGCCACGCCTGGGGCCCACGCGGCGAGCGCGTCGTCGATGACGTGCCTGCCGGACGGTGGGAGACGTACTCGGTAATCGCTGCACTTCGCGAAGAGGGAGTCACGGCGCCGATGGTCCTGCGCGGCGCGATGGACACCGAGTCGATGCGCGCTTGGGTCCGCACGCAACTTGCGCCGAGCCTTCCTTCGTGA
- a CDS encoding IS110 family transposase, with the protein MHDETSTIPEIARLTTIPAVGERVATMIHAWVGDVRRFRSARELASYAGLVPSVWQSDKAHRTGGITKEGSAQVACGPKRASTRCPSRRAGPSAP; encoded by the coding sequence ATGCACGACGAGACGAGCACCATTCCCGAGATTGCGCGGCTCACTACGATCCCGGCAGTCGGCGAGCGGGTGGCGACGATGATCCACGCATGGGTGGGCGACGTGCGACGCTTCCGGAGCGCGCGGGAGCTCGCTTCCTACGCGGGCCTGGTCCCATCGGTGTGGCAGAGCGACAAGGCTCACAGGACCGGCGGAATCACGAAGGAAGGCTCGGCGCAAGTTGCGTGCGGACCCAAGCGCGCATCGACTCGGTGTCCATCGCGCCGCGCAGGACCATCGGCGCCGTGA
- a CDS encoding metallophosphoesterase family protein gives MIRSWEDWGGEPSMRFLCVSDIHGHAKALAAVLEYASGLGFDQVLACGDLLFPGPDPLGVWKLLIEHKAVCVQGIGDKALARVDPDKLLGTTETERRRIQRLREVHQELGELIIARVAKLAPTARIPVENADEILLIHGSPVDLTESFSPEMSDDEMNALVGDDMADIIVCGGSHIHFERRLPDVHIVGVGSVGEHPGGVASAALLETSSIGHDVRLLTVDLPT, from the coding sequence GTGATCCGATCGTGGGAAGACTGGGGCGGCGAGCCGAGCATGCGATTTCTGTGCGTCTCCGACATTCATGGTCACGCGAAAGCGCTCGCGGCAGTGCTCGAGTACGCGAGCGGCCTGGGATTCGATCAGGTGCTGGCCTGTGGGGATCTGCTCTTCCCCGGTCCGGATCCGCTCGGTGTGTGGAAGCTGCTCATCGAACACAAGGCGGTGTGTGTCCAGGGCATTGGTGACAAGGCCCTGGCGCGGGTGGATCCGGACAAGCTGCTTGGCACGACCGAGACGGAGCGGCGACGCATTCAGCGCTTGCGGGAGGTGCACCAGGAGCTGGGTGAGCTGATCATCGCGCGCGTAGCGAAGCTCGCGCCCACGGCCCGCATCCCGGTGGAGAACGCGGACGAGATCCTGTTGATCCATGGCTCACCGGTGGACCTGACGGAGTCGTTTTCACCCGAGATGAGCGACGACGAGATGAACGCGCTGGTCGGCGACGACATGGCCGACATCATCGTGTGTGGTGGCAGCCACATTCACTTCGAGCGGCGCCTGCCCGACGTCCACATCGTTGGTGTCGGCAGCGTGGGCGAACACCCCGGCGGTGTCGCCAGCGCCGCACTGCTCGAGACCAGCTCGATCGGCCACGACGTCCGCCTCCTGACCGTCGATCTCCCAACCTGA